attttcCAAGTTCAACTAGGCGAAATCTGGTCTAGACCAACAGCCAACTGGTTGCATACAGTTTCATACAGTTACTGTGCAATTGAGTTTATGTAAAAATTTCACATGTACATCCACATACAGGACAAAACACTCACTGTATTAGATCTAAATGCCCAGTCATTAGTGTCATTGTATAATAGAAAAGAAATTTCCTTTTGTGTATAGGGATGTCTTATCAGTTAATGTGTTAGATTGGAGTTTAATACttgctttatttgttttctttcccaagtattttgtttttttgttgttttttttttcactcccAGAGCAGTATCAGTTTCGACTTCATAGTTCAGTCTTTCATTACCCAGCggtaaaaaaaacaataatttttaaccACTTCTGCTTCCATGCAGCTTAAAGAAAGCAAGTTAAGAAAAATTCTGGAGATAGTTTTGCTGTAAGGAGTTTGCACTGTACAGTATTCTGGTGTGTTTATTTCTAACACTTACTGTTGTTCTCTGATTTTCTGCAACTGGGTCATCACCTGTGCTTTCTTCATCCACAGAAACtgtggaaaaagaaaagttattaGGCaagtatatgttgcaggttgaatttgatttaaagtcaaaatgatttaacctaggttgatctgtaatttctttatctctggtatcattatcataaaaagagacaaagaaattacaaatcaaccaaggttaaaatcattttgacctgaaatcaaattaacctgcaacatataatTATAAGTATTACAGTAGTTagtcaaaaaaattattctttcaCATTGGTCAGAAATGTCTCCCTTTCCATTCAATAAccaagaaaataatattacgGCCTTCTTTGTCCATGCATAATATTTATACAGAGTACAGAtcaccatttttttcttcaattcaattttggctgtttcaaaagtAATCAATAAAGCTCTCTCACCAACATAGTATGGAAGGAACACAAAGTTCAAACAAAGAACaatataacaaaattaatgtaaataaaGAGTTGTTAAAGCTCTTGTTCTTCATTTAGCATGGGTTAGCAACCCTACATGGACTAGATTTTTGCATTCTAACATAGTGACTTCTACCTAAGAGAAATGAAAAATCATGACACAAAGGCAAAAGGACACCCAAAAGATGTGGTTGGTGCATGACACCCAAAAACACTTATGTCTAATCTCTATAATAGCATCTCTCTTACCTATCTCTGAGGGTTCTCCTATTGTTGTCAGATTCTTAAGCATCTTGTTATAAAGACGTTTCAACACAGCTTCACTACCCTCACAGAGATACTACAGTTGAAATAAAATAGAATGCATTGAAGACAGCAACAGACTAACCAACACTGGAAATGATGCATACTCTAGTTCCATGTCTTGGTCATAATTGAATTTACAACAAAGTCTACCAAAATAATGAGAAAGCTAGAGACTGAGGGCGTTCAttataaaattcaaatttgtgtTCCTTAAATGTTGCAAAGCAATAAGCTAGTTTTTACCTGAAATGTCAATGAAGAGCAAGCATAATGCTTgtgtagctttttttttcactttggaaACCCAGAAGTACAAAACCTCTTCTGTGGTCAGTAAATTATCAGGTACAAAATAATCTTCTGTATATGAAGTAGTACTTACGTCTCTAAGTTGTGAACATGTTCTTTCATCATAGGCTGCAATCAGCACATGACCAGGCCCAACTAGAGACAgtgaacaaaagaaaacataacaaaaaacaGTGAACATAACAGACAgtgaacaaaagaaaacatcaaatgaagatatgatccttgcacttgctggaaaATTTAAGCAAGTGTCTCATGAATCTGAAAAATTCATGaagttcatgagacaattgcttaaattgtccagcaagtgcgaggatcatatcttcatttgatttcaaacactgcactgcatataacatttctttcaaaagaaaacatgttGTGAGGGTTGGATGAATGCATCATGAACTCAACTTTTACAGAGGGTCAaaaaattcatagaaaatttGCTGGTATAAAAAATTTTCTGATATAAAAGTTAGCTGGCAAAACAGTTCTTAtcactttttttgtttcaaaactatTAACAGTAAACGAAACTATAATTTTATTCGATTTATTTTACTTTGGATAATTAGCTACAGGACACAATAGTTCAAGGTTTAAGCTGACAATAAGTAGTTTACCAGACAGTTGAAATAAAGCCAGAGTGGATTCTACTAAAGATGTTGAAGTATGAGGCAAAGTGATAAAGAACTACttgtagtagataaaatataaATGGAAGATCTTTATGGGTGTTTACAATTAAACCATTGTAAATGCCCATACAGATTGGATGCAAATATTTTATCACacttgtgaaatgaaatgataggagagatctgtatcaaaagttaatggaTACTAATTGGCTGAGGAGTCTGCATCAAAATTCAATGCAACTGATTAATTattcatcaaccccagttgaATTGTAACAGGGTTTACAGAGATGCACCTGTGACtcaaattattaatgaattttacaaagGACGGATACGTGTTTGCTCAGATAAACATGAAAAAGCTAtgatataaattatttatacCTACTACTAATATTAAGCACTTCACATATTTAGTCAATATTTTAGTCATTAGTTTTAACAGATAGTtacttttgctttcatttttggtATCATCTTGTTCAATCTCTTCCAAGACTTCAGCTAACAGTTTCCATTTGGGGCTTTCCTCCAGTACAAGACCTTAAAAatgatcaatcaatcaatagtAAATagatcattaataattaataataattatttattatcagTAATCAATCACTCACTCAACCAGTAGTATGGCAGGTCTGAATATTTTTGTCACTACTCAACTTGAGGCTACAAACCTTGATTCTGTTGTTTCTAGAGTCATATCCAGAGGTTAAAACTCTCCACCAGTCTTTAAAGACCAATAAGGATCAATTAACAAGCAGATCCAACAAGAAATACATGTACCAATTTCCTTTATCATTTCGAAAGGCTTACCTTCACTATCTTTCTCTTCCCTAAAAGTAGACAAAAATGTGCCCCAGAGGCAAACATTAACTGAAGTTTTGTGAAGAGTAACTAATAACGAGAACAATACTATTTGTACAATTGAATTTTTATGGAAATAAAAAAGTAATTATcgataaatattaatttttgtacaTAAAAGTGAGTGTTCTTGAAAGAAGTCAGACAATGCATGCTGACTTTTGAAAATAAATCAGCATGCATTGCAACAGTATGCTTAATTATcaattaccaataattattattaattagtaTAATATTTACCATTTTGGtagaacaggaaaaaaaaaaggttcagcAAACAATCCTCTAGTTACGCCTCTGGGGTTGAAATTTAGTATTGGAGTATTAATGAATGGGATGAGGGGAAGGCAGGGCTGACATTCTATCATGACTTTGCATGAATAGGGAATTGTGAAAAGGCCCTTCAATGATCAGATATAAGTGTATAAGATGTTCTAtgtgataataaattattatcacaCTGGAAAATACTGTATAATCAAATTTGtcttggttttttttctttggcagCTAATGCTACTCACTCTTCTGgtttttctcctttctttttcttgtgttttcttTCTGTGCATTCTATCACCCTCGCTTTGGCATGCTATTCAGAAGAGAAAATAcgataattatttttatataaaCAGGTTGCCACTGACAGGGTATGATCATTCAAATGACAGACTGACAGGGTATGATCATTCAAATGATGTAAGAAATCCTTGTTGCCcctatattaattttgttaatttaCATACTTAAACTTCTGCCAAAACTTGAATCTTACCACAAACAAGGTGTCTGCTGcatccaaaaacatccaaagAGACTGATTCTTGACATCACGTTGACTGGCCCTGgaaaacatatattttattgtTAATGTTAAATGTAAACACAGAAATAAGAGATACATTGCAATAATTGTCTGATAAATATTATAAGAGCACAGATGAATACAATCAAAAAAGTTGAGAGAActtaaaaaagagaaagtcaTTTACAGCTCAGTGGATACCAGTATCTATACTAATAATAGGAAGGTTAGAAGCCCTcagattttttttcaagttctccGAAGACAACATGAGAAAATTACATCTTGACAAATGGTGATTTAAGGTTTATTTCGAATAATGCAGGATTACATACCTTAGAGTTTCCAGAAAGTTATAGAATGTAACACAGTCATACTGAGTTAGGTAACTACAAAATAAGCAGAACACTCAAAattaagtaataaattattggtgaaatgataaaaacttcaaaatattgAATTTGATCTCATTATTAGCCCAATTTCCACGTAAGTTCCAGATCAGCCCAATAAGCAAGAGACGAAGAGAACAGTCAGATcactaaacaaaaaaatgaagttttgaaAACAGTAGGTGTAGGCAAATTTGAGTCCACATAAAAAGCAGACAGAAAGCAAAAGCATAACAAGTAACTTTGCACAGCTGTTCCTATTGTGGAAAAATCCTTTACTCACAGTAAAATAAGTCTCAGGACTCTAAGATCTGACACCAACTGTTTTGTCTTGTTTCCCTGTAAAATATGTTTTATGTCCATTAATTACCAAtcaacagtaattattattgacatgaACAGCTTTCAAGTTTACTCCCCTTAGGTACCAATTTGATTGCTGTTATTTACAATCAATAAATCACACCATAACAATAATATAagtcaaataatttaattttgcatGGTAATGAGAGTGACTTGAAAGGTGCACTTACCAATTGATGCCATATTGGGTTAAGCTGAGACATCACAGCCTTGTCAAAAGATTTGCTGATGCCATTCTCAACTGTAAGGTCTTCAGGATCAAGCTATTCAaataaaaaacacctaatgctACAATGTTGGGTATTTTCACATTGCATTAACTACAGTTTCCCTCCCCATTGTTTAATACCTTTGCACCCCACTTCCTTCTTCCAATTCTGCACCAAAGGCTTCTAACAGGGAAGCCTACATTACACTAAGAATGGAAAGAGTTTCCATCCTGAAGTTGATTGTAATACTTTATTTTCTGATGGAATTTCATGCTGTTATTAGATGTCTCAGACATCCCAGCCAGTGTAGCAAGAACTTCTGTTGGGTGAGAGGGCTGTCCAAgtctgtgacataatgagattcatgattctttgtgatagacatcacataGTGTCCCCTAACTCTGATCGTTgcggttttgcaatgcatgaagaacgggacactttgtgatgtctatcgtGAAGTActgtgaatctcattatgtcacagtattggacatgtatgctGGGTGAGAACTCTTGTCACACTTTTTGTGCAACCTTCCTTTTCTTTGAAACCAAATAGAAATGTCCTTTCTACAATATACAGAATACAGACAAGCATTCAACAGCACATCACATCATAATGTTACCTTGCAGGAACTTACCGTTGGATTTGCTCTCTTCAATTCTTTAAGACATGTGTTAATCAAATCAAGAATAGCTGTTTGAATTGCCAGCATGGAAGGTGTGAGATGCAGATGAAGTTCAATTACTTCAGGCTTAAAAAGGgacatgccaaaaaaaattaaacaatgcTAAAGTCCTGCCTTGCagaaactacaaaaaaatatgaaaatctgGAGAGacaaatgaaatataaattcaTCCCACCTTGTGCTTTTCAAGGAAAGAAGAAATTGTTGCATGAAAcctaacaaaaataaataagtagtAAACAAGGAATTATTCATAgcagactttgcaaaaaaatgcAAACTTTGGTCTGAGATCATACTCATATCATCTTGGGCACAAAACAACATACTGAATTTTAGGAGAAAAACGTCAGACAAAACTACATCTTGGAATCAAGTGCTATTGGATCACAACTGAGTAATCATACTGGATAATCATACTGGACAATCATACAATCATACAATCATACAGTTAAATGAACAAcgattttgaaaaaatgttACTTGGCATCAAGTTAGTGTTGGTGTCTTGAGTACTATTAGTATCTTTTTTTGACCCCTAATCATAAGTAATCTTTTGTTTCGTTTCACATtttaatgccttttttttttttgctctggTGAATTCTGGCATTAATCACCTATTTTCATGTATAAAAATGCTAACAAACAAATTAGAGttggcaaaatatatttttgttcaAGGAGCAGACATCGATAAGAAGGACAtttagatttcaccttgttttcattttattcagtTTATTCATGTGGCAATGTACTTTTAGAATCTTGGACACAGAGTTGGAAAATATAGATTATTCTGGTAAACACATACAtgagtgaagtgatatatgaaacgtttcatatattgaacagcggattttttaaatcaagtaagctatgattgTCACAGTTATATGAACACAATTTTAAGCAGTTGCGTATAGAAAAAGTCAATGTGACTTTCTTACTCCGCGTtaaaattacttttttgttCTATTCTTAGCTGTttttattgctctttttttcacaGAATACACAAGGACTCAAGAAAGTTCCAACCTAACTCATACCTTGGCCAGAGATAAAGTCTTCTCACAAAGAGGTTCTTCATCACTTTTTCAACTTTAAAGAAGCCATTTGTGAACGCCTGTGCATTATCTGAGAATGCTTTTATAAAGCCAGTCTGTAATAATCGAAGACAGACAATAACAATAAGAAAACAGTAATTATTACTGTTTTCTTTTCACAATTTGacaatttcaaatttgaggaaaattaaatttcactaaCACGTTTTTCCTCTAAGCATCATTAACTAAATCCTTTGTTCCACTGCCAGGGACATCAAGTAATTTACTTAAATTTAGAAAGAAAATGACTGTATTATTCTGATCAGCTCAGCAAAAAATTGTGCAGATTGTTTGGTGCATTAAAAGGGGATCAAGAGCAATCGTCTATGAAATAAACAGCTTGTGATCAGATTGAAAAGATAAGCACACATCATGTATGAGTTGTTAACAACACAATCCTTTATGCTTTCTTCTCGTTTTGTGTATACAAATTTCTACCATTCTACGCTGTAGAGGTAGCAATTTTCCGCATTTTTTAAAGAGCCTGAAAGTTAGTCCCACCAAATACCAGTTGCCAAAGTGTTTCAATATCTAAGGTGCTTCACCTTGTTGTTTTCCCTGTAAAGACGCAGAATGAAAGCCTCCTGGCAAGATTCTATTATCCTTTGattaaaaagggaaaaatacCAGAGTAAGCAACCTTGTTAAGCTTCCCACTAACTGACTgaacttacagtacaaatagaGAAGTAGTAAAAATTATTGGTGACATTACATATTTACTTATATTGTAAGTATTGTCAGTCAGTGTTATCATAACACCGCTCGAAATTAAAATGCAGACACCCCTCTGTCTTCTTTGTTTCGGTTTAGTGTTGTAAGTGGTTTCAGGGGGGTTGTATTTTGATACAAAGGAGGATGATTTTCTATTCAACTCCTtgaaacatgaaataaatattCGCCAGAGCATAGTCTCTGGGCTAAACAGGTCCATGTTTTCAAGGTAAGAGTTTTCACTCTGACCTAACCTGTACATCATTATACATAAAAAATGAGACTGTAAACACAAAAACCATGCAATCTCTGACATACTTGTGAGCTCTGTAAACAACAATTCCAGTTACAAGATGAATAGGAAGCCTTTTGGTTAACATATCTACTACAAGGATTCTTGATGTGACAAAGAGAACTCCTCCCCTTAGATAAACAGACTCCCTGTGttaaaatgtaaaagaaatgatttcaataataatcattgaaaTATTACTACATCAAAGAAATATACGTAAATACATATCGAAATATGTTAGCAAAGAGCAAAAAagatttattattaattattattattatcatcattattaaataattataacaaaaaaatgcaCTAGATTCCGGTAAAGGTTCTGTGCAGCCCACAGCATTTTCGTTTGGCTTCCAAAAAGAACTAAAGAACTCAAAAGGACAAGTTAATCCCAATTGACAAACTCTTCGCTTGTTATACAGTATCCAATGTTTCACTCATAACAATGCAGTAACATGAATCATTAGAGGCCTGAAAGCAAAAAGCACTAAACTGTACCTTTCAGATGTCGAGCTGAATTCAGTTGTGATGACTTTTGGCAAAGGCACATTTGAAGATCTTAATTCATCCAATATGAAATCCTACAATGTAATAAGTAGATAAGAAATTTATACTTCCAATGCTTCTGTTTACTTTAATCTTCTCTTTGTGCAATAAGAATAATGATTATTGATTTGTCAAAGCATTTACAAATAGAAATCAATAACAAGAAAGCTGCATGAAGACAATGGAATGTCAGGTCCCTTCTTTCCtgtaattattgtattttttttcagattgcttgtttttgttgttcagTGAGACAACAGAAGATGTTGAACCTCTTTGCTTTCTTTAGAGTGAGGTTTACAGTGACcagtcattttttttctgtcttgctGCAGTGTGCTTACACAAATAAGGCAGCAAGTTTCCAGCTCCAGGGAGAAAGCCTATAAAGATGGcaggcaaaacaaaaaattagcTTACTTCCTCTTGAGATGTTGTGTTTATCACCAGGACAAGGGAAATGGATGAAGGATCACTTGTGACACAATGAATACTCAAAAATTTTGAGATAACTCTTTCTATGTTCAGAcctctaaaaaaacaaaaaagaaaaatgcatctCTGTCCTTGGCTTTGGCAAAGTATTTCTTAAACATAAATACTAAATATCAAACAtaatatcaattattattattattattcaaagctGCCCATAAAGACACTTAGCTTTAGTTACCATGTCATGGCAAAATCACAAACAAATTAATCTTGGTGATAACTCTTGGAAAACCTCTTTGAACCTGCAGGGTCCCTGCGTGCTATTGTGATAATTTCGGCAAAAGTCTTCATATTACTTGGCTGTGCATAAAACTGGGAAGGGGACATTGGGACGTGTGTGTGGGGACATTGGGACTCGTGTTTGGGGGCTTGGGAAGGCTAGGCGATGGACGTGGGGACGTATGGGATGCGGGGACGTCAAATATAAGGGACCCCAGAGGTAAAGTCGGACGTAAATGCGACATCGCTTCCTTTGTGAAAATGTGTTATTTATGGTCACCATTAGATTCCATTGTCCAGATCCACATCGGACACGTTATGATGTTTACCGAAAGTATTTCTTTATATAGGAGTAAGTGCACTACCTATCTTGATTAGGGTTAAGCACTATTAGCAAGCACTTACTGTTAGAATTGCCGCTAAAATAtggcaaacaaaataaaatattgttacaaTAGTTGAATCCCCCATGGTGTAGTGGCACGTGCTAGAAATTTCGGTGCTAGCACTTCAGGTCTCAAAGCTCCCTTATGCCACAAGTAAtctagtttcctttttttttatttgaaatggAATGCTGTTATTCTAAATAAATTTTGGCGACTGCTACCCACCCTACCCTGCTTAGGGCTCCACGTCTCTATCAGCAAGAAGACCAGGACAGCTGTTTCACTTTCTTCAATGCGGGTATCCCCGTGTCCCCGTCCCAGAAGTCCTCGCATCCCACGATTGATGTCCCCACATTCCTCCCCTCATATCCCCAAGTCCTAAGTCCCCACACACACATCCCAATGTCCCCATCAAAGTTTTATACACAGCCTTCATATTACACAGGCTCCTCCTTTTTTCATTTGTAACAACAAATAGCAGAGATACCTGATGGACAATCACATCGATGTATTCATAATAAATTATGCCGGCATATCAATTGGGACTGGAATGAAAAACGCCCTTCCCCCCAAACCACAATAACAACCTCACATGACAAGTGTTGTTATCAATTGTGTCGTCTCTTCTTGCAGAAAATACTCGTGATATACCGGCCTATTTGCATAAGTTGGATCTATTAAGCAGTGAGGGTAACTGAAGAATACCCCGCTAAGTTTTGGAAGAACGACCCCAACCACAAAAGACACAACTCGATAATCAATCTGCGAAAGACTTCATACAAGGGCCGTGGAAACGCCTGTTAATTATGAAGTTTCAGAATGCGTCACAAGGCCATATGGAAGTAAACATAATCCTTTACCATATCACTTACTTGGCTGAAACAAAGAGACCGTCATCGTCCATAACTTCTAAAAACATCGCATTTTCGTATTCTGACATCAAAGCCGCCATCTTGGTCGTCATATATTCCTTTCCAGACCTACGCGCATTACAACAAAAATTGGACAGGGAATACGAGATCAAGGGATAGTGGAATGCacactcttcactttcagaaCTTTGTATCTCCAGAAAAACTGCGTATGGTAACCATCGTCCCTAAAACGTCTTCGACATTTTTGCTCTGTATGCATATTCCCAAGTTGTTTTAACCAAGCAGGGGTTTTAATTctatttttgacttttttaagggaaattgaTATACCAGTATATGCCACTCTACTCAGAGCTTCATACACAGGTTCTAAGTCTTTCCCTAAGGAAGATAGGGACATACTCCCCCTTGAGAACAGGCCTGACCATAACCCTTGCATGGGGGTAGTACATGTAACTGAGTTCTCTAATGTAATACAACGTTTAATCACAGCCAAGGGTCATGAGACAGAGCCTCAGATTTATCATGTTTATATAAAAAGACTATGAATAATCATTTTCAGGTGTCATTACAAGGGCTCCATTTTCTCCTCAACCATTTTAAGACCATGAATGTTTGTCCAACTTATGATGTAAACAAACAATTCACTAAAATAATTTACTTGGAAGTTGAACATTTTATTGAACTTGTGCAAGACACAATTTATTATTACCAAGCAGTCAGGGACTTAGTAATGTAAGCAAGAAAAGGAGTCTGGTGCATATATGGTCTAAGAGCCAACAATTCTTTTCCTCTCTGCCTGTCAGAGCCTGGTTTTGGAAGCTAGCTAAAAATATCACCAACTGCCATAAATATTTCAGGATGAATTGGCATGGACCAGTGCTCTTGTAATGTATACTCTATACAAGGTACTGCTCCCATTATTTCCATCCCAAGGCTTTTAGTATTTACAATATTTTAAGCACTAAAATGTAATTTTCATGTACATTTTGCAACCTTACATATTACACAgtaccaaataataataattattattactttctgTAAGTATTAATGTCAATGGTAGTTTTACCTCCTATCTTTATGCTGCACCTTCTGCTAATTTTAGTAGGGACAGGCCCTTCACTTGGAAAATAAAAGGGAAAAACGAAACTGGAACATATCCTCAAGTTCCAATCAAAAcagaaataatattataattattctatATATGAATCTCCATCTTCAAAACTGTTTACACAACACATGGctaaaaaaagaaggaaagaaaattctttgATGTAACTTTCCGATGGTTGGCGGTCTGTCATGAACACAATTTTGTACTAAAAAATCCCAACACCAAAATCACATCTACTGAAACACAGATCAGTGACATGTTTCCATTTGTTCTCCTTTGGATCATAAACTTCAACACCTGTCAGAGTGGAAGGGGGTGCATACTCTTCTCTTGCTGTCCTTCCACCAAATACATACAACAGCCCACTGCTTACTGCTACAGACAGCCCTGCTCTGGGTGTCTCCATGGAAATTACCTCAGTCCACTGGTTTGTTTGCCAATCAAACCTCTCTACACTGGATAATGTTCCATCTAGTTCATTTGAGCCTCCTGCATTAGAGAAAGTGAGTAAAACTTCCAATATAATGCAATCTCTaacatgtgtttttttttccttatgctAGTTACAAGAATTATATTTGCTTGTGATTAAAATTTAGTACTTGAAAACAAGTGACCTCCTTACCAAAATACAGCAAAAGCAAAGACATTGTGAGAAATAATCCAAAAACAGGACATgaaagaaaactaaaataaagaATTCTTTAAACAGGTTCTCTGCATCCAGCACATGGCCATGAGAATGTTTAGCTTTAACCCGACATATGTACTTCGCTAAGCCTACCAACTACACAGTATTACACTgcactgataaaaaaaaaatgaagggtAACCCAATTACTAAAAGCATTAATGTAGCTTGGTTTTAGTTCCAAATCCCGTTATCAACGAGCTTGGCTAATGGTTGATTCTTTGTTGTTCTTCAAGATGTTTTCTCTCATGTACTTCTTCACTCCCTAAAATCAACACAACTTTTCAGACAATTCCAACACTACAGAACCATGTGCAAACTGCACTCAGCAAACAACGGCTGTTATTGCATTATAATTGAACCTGCAGTCAAAGACCCTTTCGTTTAAAACTGCATAGAATGGGGTAATGGatcaataaaaaacaaaatgacccATTGACCTCATTTATTATGCTGAAACAACTAATAAATGTAATAACACCAATTCAGTTTGGAAACTGTTCTCACCTACAGCATACAGACTCCCTGCCAGTGATGTAACTCCAAGGTGAGCTCTCCTATAATTCATATCTGGTAATCTTAACCATGTGTCGCTAACAGGATTGTAACACTCACAGATTTTCAGTTCTTCTCCTAATTCACTCAATCCACCTGTGTCCAAATATATCACAATTACCacaataatatattattttgttagTAACAAAAAGCTGAATTTAAATACCACTGAATCTAATttacaaagacaaagaaaactgaaaattaacAACTCAGCAGGGCTGGCAGAGCTTTTTGTAGATTTGTATAGCAGTTGTGGATACAACTAACAACTATCTGTGTATGATGACCATGTCATAAGCTTGGAGAGCAGTTCAGtcattttcttcttcatttACCCATTTTAGTCAGCCCCTGATGCCATTTCCCCTCTTCTCTGCTGCTAAATGCAGATGTCACCCACCATTATCCCATTTCATCGTTTTGTTCAAAGCAAGATACgcaaacaaacagaaacatCTTAAACTTTTCTCAGTGGGTGAAATCATTACTAACCAACTGCATAAATTAATCCGTCCATCTCTGTGACTCCAAGATGAAATCTCTTTGTCTCCACCTTCCCAACTACTTCCCAACGATCAAGATGTGGATCGTATCTCTCAATATCCTCAGCAATCTCTGAGCCAATCCATCCACCAAGAACAAACATGAAATCCTCAATGACGCATACTCCACATGCAACTCGTGGAGCTATCAGAGGTGCAACAAGCGACCATGTATTAAGAGCTGGGTCATAACACTCCACAGTGTCATAAATTAGAGAATCATTTTCACCACCAACAGCATAAATAAGACCACCAATAGAAGCCACTGAATGGCCACTACGGGCAAAACTCATTGGAGCAGTTGAAAAGCTGTCACAAGTTTGCAAGAAAGTGTCAA
This window of the Acropora muricata isolate sample 2 chromosome 14, ASM3666990v1, whole genome shotgun sequence genome carries:
- the LOC136898622 gene encoding DNA repair endonuclease XPF-like isoform X2, giving the protein MTTKMAALMSEYENAMFLEVMDDDGLFVSAKGLNIERVISKFLSIHCVTSDPSSISLVLVINTTSQEEDFILDELRSSNVPLPKVITTEFSSTSERESVYLRGGVLFVTSRILVVDMLTKRLPIHLVTGIVVYRAHKIIESCQEAFILRLYRENNKTGFIKAFSDNAQAFTNGFFKVEKVMKNLFVRRLYLWPRFHATISSFLEKHKPEVIELHLHLTPSMLAIQTAILDLINTCLKELKRANPTLDPEDLTVENGISKSFDKAVMSQLNPIWHQLGNKTKQLVSDLRVLRLILLYLTQYDCVTFYNFLETLRASQRDVKNQSLWMFLDAADTLFVHAKARVIECTERKHKKKKGEKPEEEEKDSEGLVLEESPKWKLLAEVLEEIEQDDTKNESKIGPGHVLIAAYDERTCSQLRDYLCEGSEAVLKRLYNKMLKNLTTIGEPSEIVSVDEESTGDDPVAENQRTTDFPSSRRRAAKTAGEANNKRTGKGKKLTAKKTTQKDTVNSNSSEQTVKVFKGSRSNVILKPGDQEDKDKTEVSRQITLLTSRVVIIHPLTGCSDRYSLLRTLNEIEPRYVILYDAQMQFIRQLEVFKASRPGIPLRVYFLIYTGSVEEQKYLTTLRREKEAFEMLIKEKGTMVVPEEREGRSDAAMLLSRDASKASDAVNTRKAGGQITDDKATRKVIVDMREFRSELPSLIHRRGIDIEPVTLEVGDYILTPDMCVERKSISDLIGSLNNGRLYNQAVAMTRFYKKPVLLIEFDPNKSFSLQVKSSLSSEVSVNDISSKLTLLTLHFPKLRILWCHSPYATAELFDDLKANHPEPDASTAMAVGTDPTLPSSEITYSMGPQDFILKLPGINFKNYR
- the LOC136898622 gene encoding DNA repair endonuclease XPF-like isoform X1, translating into MTTKMAALMSEYENAMFLEVMDDDGLFVSAKGLNIERVISKFLSIHCVTSDPSSISLVLVINTTSQEEDFILDELRSSNVPLPKVITTEFSSTSERESVYLRGGVLFVTSRILVVDMLTKRLPIHLVTGIVVYRAHKIIESCQEAFILRLYRENNKTGFIKAFSDNAQAFTNGFFKVEKVMKNLFVRRLYLWPRFHATISSFLEKHKPEVIELHLHLTPSMLAIQTAILDLINTCLKELKRANPTLDPEDLTVENGISKSFDKAVMSQLNPIWHQLGNKTKQLVSDLRVLRLILLYLTQYDCVTFYNFLETLRASQRDVKNQSLWMFLDAADTLFVHAKARVIECTERKHKKKKGEKPEEEEKDSEGLVLEESPKWKLLAEVLEEIEQDDTKNESKIGPGHVLIAAYDERTCSQLRDYLCEGSEAVLKRLYNKMLKNLTTIGEPSEIVSVDEESTGDDPVAENQRTTDFPSSRRRAAKTAGEANNKRTGKGKKLTAKKTTQKDTVNSNSSEQTVKVFKGSRSNVILKPGDQEDKDKTEVSRQITLLTSRVVIIHPLTGCSDRYSLLRTLNEIEPRYVILYDAQMQFIRQLEVFKASRPGIPLRVYFLIYTGSVEEQKYLTTLRREKEAFEMLIKEKGTMVVPEEREGRSDAAMLLSRDASKASDAVNTRKAGGQITDDKATRKVIVDMREFRSELPSLIHRRGIDIEPVTLEVGDYILTPDMCVERKSISDLIGSLNNGRLYNQAVAMTRFYKKPVLLIEFDPNKSFSLQVKSSLSSEVSVNDISSKLTLLTLHFPKLRILWCHSPYATAELFDDLKANHPEPDASTAMAVGTDPTLPSSEITYSMGPQDFILKLPGINFKNYRFVMKNVASIEKLFKLSEGELTTILGNATNAKLLWEFIHKDNTTQAKASTTFKSKR